Proteins encoded by one window of Anoplopoma fimbria isolate UVic2021 breed Golden Eagle Sablefish unplaced genomic scaffold, Afim_UVic_2022 Un_contig_12606_pilon_pilon, whole genome shotgun sequence:
- the LOC129115828 gene encoding sodium/calcium exchanger 1-like — protein sequence KTIQINIIDDEEYEKNKNFFLEMGEPQLLEMSESSLCLSDEGGEEVLTKREEEERRIAEMGRPMLGEHIKMEVVIEESYEFKSTVDKLLKKTNLALVIGTNSWREQFVEAITVSSGDDDDDECGEEKLPSCFDYVMHFLTVFWKLLFALVPPTDYLNGWACFVVSISVIGILTAFIGDLASHFGCTVGLKDSVTAVVFVALGTSVPDTFASKVAAIQDQYADASIGNVTGSNAVNVFLGIGVAWSIAAVYHYSKGQEFKVDPGTLAFSVTLFTIFAFICIGVLIYRRRPEIGGELGGPRIPKILTTCLFFSLWLLYIVFSSLEAYCHVKGF from the exons caaAACTATTCAGATCAATATAATTGATGATGAAgaatatgagaaaaacaagaacttcTTCCTAGAGATGGGAGAGCCTCAGCTGCTGGAGATGAGTGAGAG ctctctctgtctctcagatGAGGGGGGTGAGGAGGTTTTGAccaaaagggaggaggaggagaggaggatagCAGAGATGGGTCGGCCAATGCTGGGAGAGCACATCAAAATGGAGGTGGTCATAGAGGAGTCGTACGAGTTCAAG AGCACCGTGGATAAACTCCTTAAGAAGACCAACCTGGCCCTGGTGATCGGGactaacagctggagagagcAGTTTGTGGAGGCCATCACAGTCAGCTCTG gtgatgatgacgatgatgaatGTGGCGAGGAGAAGCTGCCCTCCTGTTTTGACTACGTCATGCACTTCCTCACCGTCTTCTGGAAGCTTCTGTTTGCCTTAGTTCCTCCCACAGACTATTTGAACGGCTGGGCCTGCTTCGTCGTGTCCATCTCCGTCATCGGAATTCTGACGGCATTCATCGGTGACCTGGCGTCGCATTTCGGCTGCACCGTCGGCCTAAAAGACTCCGTCACCGCTGTGGTGTTCGTAGCTTTGGGCACATCTGTACCAG acACCTTTGCCAGTAAGGTGGCAGCTATCCAGGACCAATACGCCGACGCCTCAATCGGCAACGTGACAGGAAGTAACGCTGTCAATGTCTTCCTGGGTATTGGCGTGGCCTGGTCCATCGCTGCTGTCTACCACTACTCCAAGGGCCAGGAGTTCAAGGTTGACCCGGGCACGCTCGCTTTCTCCGTCACACTCTTCACCATCTTTGCCTTCATCTGCATCGGCGTCCTCATCTACCGCCGCCGGCCCGAGATCGGCGGGGAGCTCGGTGGACCCAGAATCCCCAAGATCCTTACCACCTGCCTGTTCTTCAGCCTGTGGTTATTGTACATTGTCTTCTCCTCGTTAGAGGCCTACTGCCACGTAAAAGGATTCTGA